CCGCAGCCACGTCTCCTGCACGACGTCCTCGGCGTCGACGGCCGAGCCGAGCATCTCGTAGGCGACGGTGAACAGCAGGCCGCGGTGGGTGACGAACGGGTCCTCGCTCATGCGGTCGAGCGTAGGTCGTGGCTCGGGCTGGCCAGCGGCGGGAGCCCGCACGACGCCGCGAAGCCCTGCGACCGGATGCCGAGCGCGATGTTCGAACGTGCCGCCATGTTCGCCGCGCCGACGAACGCGGTCAGCTCGACCAGTCCGGCGGGGCCCAGCTGTTCCAACAGCCGGGCCGACATCTCGTCGGTCACCGTCGGTGGTGTGGCCGCCATCGCCTCGGCGTACGCCATCACCTCGCGTTCCAGCGGGGTGAACACGTCCGACGTGCGCCAGCGCGGCACCTCGCGCGCCTTGTCGAGGTCGAGGTCCTCGTCGTTGGCCTGGAAGTACCCGAGGTCCAGGCAGAAGCTGCACCCCACGAGCGAGGCCGTGGCCATGTGCGCGAGCGACTTCAGCTGCTTGTCGCACGCATTCCAGCGCTCGGCCTTGGTGGACAGCCCGAAGAAGGCCTTCAGCACCGGCAGGTTGTGCCACATCACGCCCAGCGGTTCGGGCACCTCGCCGAGCTTCTTCCGGACGATGCGCTTGAGCAGTGTCCCCTTGATGCCGCCGACCTCTGCGGAGGGAACTCGGGTGGTGCTGGCCATGGGTCCTCCTGTCGTTCATGCCATGGCATGAAGACACCGGCCGGCGGCGGGTTGTGACAGACCGTGCGAGACTGCGACGGATGTGTCGGGTCGCTGCCGAATCGGCAGGACGCCGACGCGCACGCGAGGAGACGTCGCCATGTCCGCCGAGGCCGTCCCGGTCCCGAAGTTGTGCCAGGTCGTCATCGACGCCACGGACCCTCGCACGACCGCGGAGTTCTGGCGGCAACTGCTGGGCCTGGTCTATCGCGCCGGGCACGAGCCGCCGCCGGAGGGCCAGGACGACACCGCCGGTCGCGACTGGCTCAACCTGTTCGATCGCGACGGGAGCCCGCGCCTGGCCTTCCAGCACGTCTCGGACCTCGCCCCGACGACCTGGCCCGAGCACGCCGTGCCCCAGCAACTGCACCTGGACCTGACGGTGGACGGGGTCGAGCAGTTGGAGGCGGTGCACGAGCGGGTGCTCGCGCTCGGCGGGGCGCTGCGCCTGGACCGTTCCGACGACCCCGAGGAGCCGCTGCGGGTGTTCGTCGACCCGGCCGGCCACACGTTCTGCGTGTTCGTCGGCTGAGCACCGGCACCGGATCCGTCGTCGTGCGTACCCAGGCCGGGCTGCCGTTTCCCTGAACTCGCACTGAAGGAGTTGGTATCGTCCGGGACGCCGAGCGGGCATCCGGGGGGCAGGGACCGACGTGCAGTTCGGAGTACTGGGACCGCTCTCGCTCGTCCGTGACGGGGCGACGATCGACGTGACGACGCCCAAGCAGCGGGCCCTGTTGACCCACCTGCTGGTGCAGGCGAGGCGGCCCGTCCCCATCGAGCAGCTCGTGGCCGGGCTGTGGGGCGAGCAGCCGCCGGCGCAGGCGCTCGTGAGCCTGCGCTCGTACGTCTCGAACCTGCGTCGGACGCTGGACGGCACCGGGGTGACCATCGCGTCGCGCAATCGTGGCTACCTGCTCGACGCCGACCCGGACGCCGTCGATCACGTCCGCTTCGAGCGTCTGCTCGCGACGGGCCGTGGCCACCTGCGGGCCGGTGATCCCGCGGCCGCCCTCGGGGCGTTGGACGCGGCACTGGCGCTCTGGCGCGGTGACGTCTTCGCCGACGCGGCCGACAACGAACTCCTGCGCGGCGACGCCGTCCGGCTCGACGAGTTGCGGCGCGGTGCGCACGAGGACCGGATGGAGGCGCTGCTGCAGCTGGGACGCCCGGAGGAGGTCGTGGCCGCCGCGACCGACTTCGTGCTTCGCGAGCCGCTGCGCGAGCGCGCCCGCGGCCAGCTGATGCTCGCGCTGTACCGCACCGGCCGTGGCCCGGACGCGCTCGAGGCCTTCCACGGGTTCCGCTCCCTGCTCGCCGACGAGCTGGGCCTCGACCCCAGTCCCCACCTGCAGCGACTCGCCGACGACATCCTGCGGCAGGAGCCGGAGCTGTCGCGGGAACGCGACGGCGCGGCGACCCCGCCTGCGGCCCCACCGGTGGCTGCTCCCATCGCCGGCCCGGACGCCCCCCCGACCCGCCTCGCCGGTCGCGTCCACGAGCGGACGGAGCTGCGCTCGTCGCTCGAGCGGATGACGGCCGGCACGGGCAGCGTGCTGCTGGTGGTCGGCGAGCCCGGCATCGGCAAGACGACGCTGCTGGAGGGCATGGTCGAGGACGCCGTGGCCCTCGGTGCCGTCGCGGCCTGGGGCCGGTGCCCCGAGACGCCCGGTGCGCCGGCCTTCTGGCCCTGGGTCCAGGCGCTGCGGACCCTCGCGGACGCCGTGGACGACCCCACGCTGTCGCAGCTGGTGGCGGGCGAGGCCAGCGCGCTCGCGCACCTCGTGCCGACGATTGCGGACCGGACGGGGGCGGCGCCCGGCGACCTGGCCGGACACGCCGAGGCCCGGTTCGTGCTCTTCGACGCGGTGGACCTCTTCCTGCGCCGGTTCACCGCCGCGCGTCCGCTGCTGGTCGTGATCGACGACCTGCACTGGGCGGACGAGCCGAGCCTGCAACTGCTGGGCTACCTCGCACCCCATGTCGGGGATCGACGGCTGGTCCTCGCGGCGAGCTACCGCGACGTGGTCGCCGACTGGTCACCGACACTGCAGGCGACGCTCGCCGAACTCGTGCGCGCACCGACTTTGCAGCAAC
This is a stretch of genomic DNA from Egicoccus sp. AB-alg2. It encodes these proteins:
- a CDS encoding carboxymuconolactone decarboxylase family protein; translation: MASTTRVPSAEVGGIKGTLLKRIVRKKLGEVPEPLGVMWHNLPVLKAFFGLSTKAERWNACDKQLKSLAHMATASLVGCSFCLDLGYFQANDEDLDLDKAREVPRWRTSDVFTPLEREVMAYAEAMAATPPTVTDEMSARLLEQLGPAGLVELTAFVGAANMAARSNIALGIRSQGFAASCGLPPLASPSHDLRSTA
- a CDS encoding VOC family protein; translated protein: MSAEAVPVPKLCQVVIDATDPRTTAEFWRQLLGLVYRAGHEPPPEGQDDTAGRDWLNLFDRDGSPRLAFQHVSDLAPTTWPEHAVPQQLHLDLTVDGVEQLEAVHERVLALGGALRLDRSDDPEEPLRVFVDPAGHTFCVFVG